The following coding sequences are from one Salvia hispanica cultivar TCC Black 2014 chromosome 3, UniMelb_Shisp_WGS_1.0, whole genome shotgun sequence window:
- the LOC125212912 gene encoding putative late blight resistance protein homolog R1B-16 isoform X2, which yields MMYKTSAPLNSIKEVIENMNLIKIEIDEKMVLQDQQHIIKPLSGDVVAAGSSKSTSTAKNVTMIGFDDVLLQMLDKITGGGSSRQIIPIVGMGGIGKTTLARNIYVSPLVQESFDVCAWSTISQGYNAREILRQILDQVDGAKGGDLSVDELGDYLYKYLFGRKYFIVMDDMWTIEAWDRVRRFFPDNNNGSRMVVTTRLSNLASQFNYSNGLDLEFLDEDASWDLFCKTVFGEEACPLELEDIGKKIVQGCKGLPLSVAVIGGLLSKSERTKESWGLFEKNISSIVNLDDNENCLQVLYTSYNNLPAFLKPCFLYMGIYDEDEDISIFEITLLLVTEGLVKPINGKSLEEAAEEYMEELVDRNMVIVENRKHSGKLKTLKMHDLLRDVCVREGRKLKFLSLLEEGSFPQAINSQRRIVRRSKEDEYPTQILQLLDSASLLRSFLGSCPRSLACKFRLSRVLLFEECFEQADSYEKIFRGLVNLRVLGLTVDMHLLPRIPSSVCFHWNLQSIYLSGISDDFVLETWKVSQLRHVITDDEGKLDGAYCLPNSLTEEEDTVVLENLQTLYNVKNLKFGEGVLKRIPNVKKLKLYYDASGEEDCYALNNLHRLHKLETLRLVCDTALSDGHLVQEVIFPRSLKKLILKETYLPWEDMNAKIGLLPLLQVLQLERNSFAGSEWETMEDQFLSLKFLQIEHCDLECWITDDTHFPSLEHIVLSDLSALGEIPLSIGDIPTLQSIKMSQCSQSVVDSAERIQEEQLELGNENLLVLNYSMKNL from the exons ATGATGTACAAAACATCAGCTCCACTGAATTCTATCAAG GAGGTGATAGAGAACATGAATTTGATCAAGATTGAGATTGATGAGAAGATGGTACTCCAAGATCAACAACACATCATCAAGCCTTTGAGCGGTGATGTCGTTGCTGCAGGCTCGTCTAAATCTACTTCCACTGCTAAGAACGTCACCATGATTGGTTTTGATGATGTCTTGTTGCAAATGTTGGACAAGATCACTGGAGGAGGATCCAGCCGCCAGATTATCCCGATCGTTGGAATGGGTGGGATAGGCAAGACCACTCTTGCTCGGAATATCTATGTAAGTCCACTTGTCCAGGAATCTTTTGATGTTTGCGCTTGGTCAACAATTTCTCAAGGGTACAATGCTCGAGAAATTCTTAGACAAATTCTTGATCAGGTAGACGGGGCTAAGGGGGGTGACTTAAGTGTAGATGAGTTAGGAGATTATTTGTACAAATATTTGTTTGGAAGGaagtattttattgtaatGGATGATATGTGGACAATTGAGGCTTGGGATCGAGTCAGGAGATTCTTTCCGGATAATAACAATGGGAGTAGGATGGTAGTGACTACGAGGCTATCAAACTTGGCATCTCAATTTAACTACTCCAATGGTCTTGATTTGGAATTTTTGGATGAGGATGCTAGTTGGGACCTATTTTGCAAAACTGTGTTCGGGGAAGAAGCTTGCCCTCTTGAGTTGGAGGACATTGGGAAAAAGATTGTGCAAGGTTGTAAGGGACTTCCGTTGTCGGTTGCTGTGATCGGGGGACTCTTATCAAAATCTGAACGAACAAAAGAAAGTTGGGGattgtttgaaaaaaatataagttcaATTGTGAACTTGGATGATAACGAGAATTGCTTGCAAGTATTATACACGAGTTATAATAATTTGCCAGCGTTTTTAAAACCATGTTTTCTCTATATGGGAATATATGACGAAGATGAAGatatttcaatctttgaaaTCACCCTTTTATTGGTTACGGAGGGATTAGTAAAACCAATTAATGGAAAAAGTTTAGAAGAGGCAGCAGAAGAGTATATGGAAGAACTTGTTGATAGAAATATGGTTATAGTAGAAAACCGCAAGCATTCTGGGAAACTAAAAACATTGAAAATGCATGACCTGTTGAGGGATGTATGTGTGAGAGAAGGTCGAAAATTGAAGTTTTTAAGTTTGTTGGAAGAGGGGAGCTTTCCACAAGCCATAAATTCTCAACGTCGTATCGTGCGCAGGTCAAAAGAAGATGAATATCCAACTCAAATCCTTCAACTCTTGGATTCTGCTTCCCTTCTCCGGTCATTTTTAGGGTCATGTCCAAGGAGTTTGGCATGTAAATTTAGATTGTCAAGGGTACTTCTGTTTGAGGAATGTTTTGAGCAAGCAGATAGTTATGAGAAGATTTTTCGTGGTTTGGTTAACTTGCGTGTTCTCGGTCTCACTGTTGATATGCATTTGTTACCCAGAATTCCTTCTTCAGTGTGTTTTCATTGGAATTTACAGTCAATATATTTATCTGGTATCAGTGATGACTTTGTTTTGGAGACTTGGAAGGTGTCTCAACTTAGGCATGTCATAACCGATGACGAAGGAAAACTTGATGGTGCATATTGTCTCCCGAATTCTCTCACTGAGGAAGAGGATACGGTGGTATTAGAAAACCTGCAAACCCTTTATAATGTGAAGAATCTCAAGTTTGGCGAGGGAGTGCTTAAAAGAATCCCGAATGTCAAAAAATTGAAGCTATACTATGATGCCTCTGGTGAAGAAGATTGTTACGCTCTCAACAATCTCCATCGCCTCCACAAACTTGAAACTCTTCGACTTGTTTGTGATACAGCACTATCTGATGGGCATTTGGTGCAAGAAGTGATCTTCCCGCGTTCTCTCAAGAAGTTGATATTGAAAGAAACCTATCTTCCTTGGGAAGACATGAACGCGAAAATAGGTTTGTTGCCCCTTCTTCAAGTTCTCCAGCTGGAAAGGAACTCCTTCGCTGGGTCTGAGTGGGAAACAATGGAAGACCAGTTCTTGAGTCTCAAGTTCTTGCAGATTGAGCATTGTGATCTGGAGTGTTGGATCACAGACGACACCCACTTTCCAAGCCTCGAGCATATTGTTCTTTCTGATTTATCCGCCTTGGGAGAGATTCCTTTGAGCATCGGAGACATACCAACGCTTCAATCCATTAAGATGAGTCAATGTAGTCAATCTGTGGTGGATTCAGCTGAAAGAATACAGGAGGAGCAACTGGAACTAGGCAATGAAAATCTTCTAGTCCTTAATTATTCGATGAAGAATTTGTGA
- the LOC125212912 gene encoding putative late blight resistance protein homolog R1B-16 isoform X1 has protein sequence MAAYGALVSVMYIIDQIQTHPRPPISIDQKQVESLTQLVTSLQKFLEGYSPRGGYTEDEDVWECRIAEAAYNAEDVIESYIVDQILVRSRNDVQNISSTEFYQGLQEVIENMNLIKIEIDEKMVLQDQQHIIKPLSGDVVAAGSSKSTSTAKNVTMIGFDDVLLQMLDKITGGGSSRQIIPIVGMGGIGKTTLARNIYVSPLVQESFDVCAWSTISQGYNAREILRQILDQVDGAKGGDLSVDELGDYLYKYLFGRKYFIVMDDMWTIEAWDRVRRFFPDNNNGSRMVVTTRLSNLASQFNYSNGLDLEFLDEDASWDLFCKTVFGEEACPLELEDIGKKIVQGCKGLPLSVAVIGGLLSKSERTKESWGLFEKNISSIVNLDDNENCLQVLYTSYNNLPAFLKPCFLYMGIYDEDEDISIFEITLLLVTEGLVKPINGKSLEEAAEEYMEELVDRNMVIVENRKHSGKLKTLKMHDLLRDVCVREGRKLKFLSLLEEGSFPQAINSQRRIVRRSKEDEYPTQILQLLDSASLLRSFLGSCPRSLACKFRLSRVLLFEECFEQADSYEKIFRGLVNLRVLGLTVDMHLLPRIPSSVCFHWNLQSIYLSGISDDFVLETWKVSQLRHVITDDEGKLDGAYCLPNSLTEEEDTVVLENLQTLYNVKNLKFGEGVLKRIPNVKKLKLYYDASGEEDCYALNNLHRLHKLETLRLVCDTALSDGHLVQEVIFPRSLKKLILKETYLPWEDMNAKIGLLPLLQVLQLERNSFAGSEWETMEDQFLSLKFLQIEHCDLECWITDDTHFPSLEHIVLSDLSALGEIPLSIGDIPTLQSIKMSQCSQSVVDSAERIQEEQLELGNENLLVLNYSMKNL, from the exons ATGGCTGCTTATGGAGCTCTAGTTTCGGTTATGTATATTATAGATCAAATCCAAACACATCCACGCCCTCCTATTTCCATTGACCAAAAACAGGTTGAATCTCTCACTCAACTAGTGACTTCCTTGCAAAAATTTCTTGAAGGCTATTCTCCCCGCGGTGGCTACACCGAGGATGAAGATGTCTGGGAGTGTCGCATTGCTGAAGCGGCTTACAATGCTGAAGATGTGATCGAGTCGTATATTGTTGATCAAATTCTTGTTCGATCAAGAAATGATGTACAAAACATCAGCTCCACTGAATTCTATCAAG GTTTGCAGGAGGTGATAGAGAACATGAATTTGATCAAGATTGAGATTGATGAGAAGATGGTACTCCAAGATCAACAACACATCATCAAGCCTTTGAGCGGTGATGTCGTTGCTGCAGGCTCGTCTAAATCTACTTCCACTGCTAAGAACGTCACCATGATTGGTTTTGATGATGTCTTGTTGCAAATGTTGGACAAGATCACTGGAGGAGGATCCAGCCGCCAGATTATCCCGATCGTTGGAATGGGTGGGATAGGCAAGACCACTCTTGCTCGGAATATCTATGTAAGTCCACTTGTCCAGGAATCTTTTGATGTTTGCGCTTGGTCAACAATTTCTCAAGGGTACAATGCTCGAGAAATTCTTAGACAAATTCTTGATCAGGTAGACGGGGCTAAGGGGGGTGACTTAAGTGTAGATGAGTTAGGAGATTATTTGTACAAATATTTGTTTGGAAGGaagtattttattgtaatGGATGATATGTGGACAATTGAGGCTTGGGATCGAGTCAGGAGATTCTTTCCGGATAATAACAATGGGAGTAGGATGGTAGTGACTACGAGGCTATCAAACTTGGCATCTCAATTTAACTACTCCAATGGTCTTGATTTGGAATTTTTGGATGAGGATGCTAGTTGGGACCTATTTTGCAAAACTGTGTTCGGGGAAGAAGCTTGCCCTCTTGAGTTGGAGGACATTGGGAAAAAGATTGTGCAAGGTTGTAAGGGACTTCCGTTGTCGGTTGCTGTGATCGGGGGACTCTTATCAAAATCTGAACGAACAAAAGAAAGTTGGGGattgtttgaaaaaaatataagttcaATTGTGAACTTGGATGATAACGAGAATTGCTTGCAAGTATTATACACGAGTTATAATAATTTGCCAGCGTTTTTAAAACCATGTTTTCTCTATATGGGAATATATGACGAAGATGAAGatatttcaatctttgaaaTCACCCTTTTATTGGTTACGGAGGGATTAGTAAAACCAATTAATGGAAAAAGTTTAGAAGAGGCAGCAGAAGAGTATATGGAAGAACTTGTTGATAGAAATATGGTTATAGTAGAAAACCGCAAGCATTCTGGGAAACTAAAAACATTGAAAATGCATGACCTGTTGAGGGATGTATGTGTGAGAGAAGGTCGAAAATTGAAGTTTTTAAGTTTGTTGGAAGAGGGGAGCTTTCCACAAGCCATAAATTCTCAACGTCGTATCGTGCGCAGGTCAAAAGAAGATGAATATCCAACTCAAATCCTTCAACTCTTGGATTCTGCTTCCCTTCTCCGGTCATTTTTAGGGTCATGTCCAAGGAGTTTGGCATGTAAATTTAGATTGTCAAGGGTACTTCTGTTTGAGGAATGTTTTGAGCAAGCAGATAGTTATGAGAAGATTTTTCGTGGTTTGGTTAACTTGCGTGTTCTCGGTCTCACTGTTGATATGCATTTGTTACCCAGAATTCCTTCTTCAGTGTGTTTTCATTGGAATTTACAGTCAATATATTTATCTGGTATCAGTGATGACTTTGTTTTGGAGACTTGGAAGGTGTCTCAACTTAGGCATGTCATAACCGATGACGAAGGAAAACTTGATGGTGCATATTGTCTCCCGAATTCTCTCACTGAGGAAGAGGATACGGTGGTATTAGAAAACCTGCAAACCCTTTATAATGTGAAGAATCTCAAGTTTGGCGAGGGAGTGCTTAAAAGAATCCCGAATGTCAAAAAATTGAAGCTATACTATGATGCCTCTGGTGAAGAAGATTGTTACGCTCTCAACAATCTCCATCGCCTCCACAAACTTGAAACTCTTCGACTTGTTTGTGATACAGCACTATCTGATGGGCATTTGGTGCAAGAAGTGATCTTCCCGCGTTCTCTCAAGAAGTTGATATTGAAAGAAACCTATCTTCCTTGGGAAGACATGAACGCGAAAATAGGTTTGTTGCCCCTTCTTCAAGTTCTCCAGCTGGAAAGGAACTCCTTCGCTGGGTCTGAGTGGGAAACAATGGAAGACCAGTTCTTGAGTCTCAAGTTCTTGCAGATTGAGCATTGTGATCTGGAGTGTTGGATCACAGACGACACCCACTTTCCAAGCCTCGAGCATATTGTTCTTTCTGATTTATCCGCCTTGGGAGAGATTCCTTTGAGCATCGGAGACATACCAACGCTTCAATCCATTAAGATGAGTCAATGTAGTCAATCTGTGGTGGATTCAGCTGAAAGAATACAGGAGGAGCAACTGGAACTAGGCAATGAAAATCTTCTAGTCCTTAATTATTCGATGAAGAATTTGTGA